A single window of Helicobacter pylori NCTC 11637 = CCUG 17874 = ATCC 43504 = JCM 12093 DNA harbors:
- a CDS encoding restriction endonuclease, with translation MIPTQLNEIAEFLKTNPYDLSQPLQDGRLNPSVNEEEILNTIKHFPIQLPKAREWWDFSFKKNDIFYPVNIKTTTTKTADNLNGKLGIYYALCGLLPEFNNEIAWEKYFQKLHKDLGKNTDRDYYFLIINKNDPKDIFINSLKGIQTLQPNGNNLPFQCKWDNNREIVQRDFDGSKNFILSALAKSVTLRANIY, from the coding sequence ATGATACCCACACAGCTTAATGAAATTGCAGAATTTTTAAAAACAAACCCTTATGATTTGTCTCAACCCTTACAAGATGGGCGCTTAAATCCATCTGTCAATGAAGAAGAAATTTTAAACACCATCAAACATTTTCCTATCCAACTACCAAAAGCCAGAGAATGGTGGGATTTTAGTTTTAAAAAAAACGATATTTTTTATCCTGTTAATATTAAAACCACCACCACAAAAACCGCTGACAATCTTAATGGTAAATTAGGGATTTATTATGCGTTGTGCGGCTTATTACCGGAATTTAATAACGAAATTGCATGGGAAAAATACTTTCAAAAACTGCATAAAGACTTAGGCAAAAACACCGATAGAGACTATTATTTTTTAATTATCAACAAAAACGATCCTAAAGATATTTTTATCAATTCCTTAAAAGGTATTCAAACCCTCCAGCCTAATGGCAATAACTTGCCCTTTCAATGCAAGTGGGACAACAACAGAGAAATCGTTCAAAGAGACTTTGATGGAAGTAAAAATTTCATCTTAAGCGCTTTAGCCAAAAGTGTAACTCTAAGGGCTAATATTTATTAA
- a CDS encoding class I SAM-dependent methyltransferase: protein MENFLNNLDIKTLGQVFTPNNIVDFMLTLKHNHGSVLEPSAGDGSFLKRLKKAVGIEIDPKICPKNALCMDFFDYPLENQFDTIIGNPPYVKHKDIAPSAKEKLHYSLFDERSNLYLFFIEKAIKHLKPKGELIFITPRDFLKSTSSVKLNEWIYQEGTITHFFELGDQKVFPNAMPNCVIFRFCKGNFSRITNDGLQFLCKKGILYFLNQSYTQKLSEVFKVKVGAVSGCDKIFKNEKYGNLEFVTSITKRTNVLEKMVFVNKPNDYLLQHKDSLMQRKIKKFNENNWYQWGRMHHISPKKRIYVNTKTRQKNPFFIHQCPNYDGSILALFPYNQNLDLQNLCDKLNAINWQELGFVCDGRFLFSQRSLENALLPKDFLNLG from the coding sequence TTGGAGAATTTTTTGAATAATTTAGACATTAAAACTTTAGGGCAGGTTTTCACCCCTAACAATATAGTGGATTTCATGCTCACTCTCAAACACAATCATGGGAGTGTTTTAGAGCCAAGCGCGGGCGATGGGAGTTTTTTAAAGCGTTTAAAAAAGGCTGTAGGGATTGAAATCGATCCTAAAATCTGCCCTAAAAATGCCCTTTGCATGGACTTTTTTGACTACCCTTTAGAAAATCAATTTGACACGATTATTGGTAACCCGCCCTATGTCAAGCACAAGGATATTGCGCCAAGCGCAAAAGAAAAACTCCATTACAGCCTTTTTGATGAAAGGAGTAATCTATACTTGTTTTTCATAGAAAAAGCGATCAAGCATTTAAAACCTAAAGGCGAATTGATTTTCATCACCCCAAGGGATTTTTTAAAATCCACTTCTAGCGTGAAATTAAACGAATGGATTTACCAAGAAGGCACGATAACGCATTTTTTTGAACTGGGCGATCAAAAGGTTTTCCCAAACGCCATGCCTAATTGCGTGATTTTTCGTTTTTGTAAGGGCAATTTCAGTAGAATCACCAACGATGGTTTGCAATTTTTGTGTAAAAAAGGCATTTTGTATTTCCTCAACCAATCTTACACGCAAAAATTAAGCGAGGTTTTTAAGGTTAAAGTGGGGGCAGTGAGCGGGTGCGATAAGATTTTTAAAAATGAAAAATACGGGAATTTAGAATTCGTCACCTCAATCACGAAAAGAACCAATGTTTTAGAAAAAATGGTTTTTGTCAATAAGCCTAATGATTATTTACTCCAGCATAAAGACAGCTTGATGCAAAGAAAGATTAAAAAATTCAATGAAAACAACTGGTATCAATGGGGGAGAATGCATCACATATCCCCTAAAAAACGCATTTATGTCAACACCAAAACGCGCCAAAAAAACCCTTTTTTTATCCACCAATGCCCTAATTATGACGGCTCTATTTTAGCGCTATTCCCTTATAACCAAAACCTGGACTTACAAAACCTCTGCGACAAACTCAACGCTATCAACTGGCAAGAATTAGGCTTTGTGTGCGATGGGCGTTTTTTGTTTTCGCAACGCTCTTTAGAAAACGCTCTTTTGCCTAAAGACTTTTTAAATCTAGGATAA